DNA from Acidobacteriota bacterium:
CGTCCCGGTGCTCGAGCAGGGTGTCGGCCCAGGTGTCGAACATCTCGTAGAACAGGTCCTGGTTCTCGTGATGGCCGATCGGGTTCTGGAGCACGGCGGCGCCGACCCGGGATGCGTCGGCCTGGAGAACGCCGAGGCAGTAGGAGGAGCCGATGCAGCCGCCCATCAGGTGACAGCGCTCGACGCCCAGATGATCGAGCAGCGCGACGTGATCGTCCGTGTACGAATGCCAGCCGTCCGCGGCGGTTACCGGCGCCGTGGACCCGCCGGCGTTGCGCTGGTCCATCGAGATGACCCGAAACGACTTCGAGAGCGCCTCGCGCGGGTCGAACGGGCTCGTTCCCCAGATCTCGGCCGCCGAGCGCATGCCGCCCGGCGCGAACAGCAGCACGGGAAAGCCCTCGCCGGCTTCCCACCACTCGATCCGCGTATTGCCCCGTTCGAAGACCGGCATGGCTCAAGCGTACCAGCGGAATGCGGGCCGAGCCGGTGACGGGTTGGCGGCGAAAGCGAGGCGGATGGAACCTCACCGGCTGATCGTGCGTAGAGTGCAGCAGGGAGGAACGACTTCATGGAACATGACGAGATGAACGACGACACCTCTTCGCCTGCAGGCTCAGCCACCGAATCGTCGACCTCCGTCGAGCCGCCGGAACCGCCGGCGCAACCGCCGGAGCCTCCGGCGGCGGACGCGGGCCCCGGTCTGGCCGGCCAGGTTGCAGCCGGTCTGGCCCTGATCGTGCTGGGCGGGGCCTTGCTGGCGCTGGAGCGACTGGACGGCTCACCCGACCATCTGTTTCTGATCCTGGTCGGCGGGATTTTCATGGCGGGCTACTTCTACAAGAGGGCGTTCGGGCTGCTGATTCCAGGGGGAATCCTGATCGGACTCGGTGCCGGGCTGGTGTACGACGACATGTACTCGGAGTCGTTGTTTCTCATCGAAGGCGAAAGCGCCGCCTTCGGCATCGGCGTCGGCTTCCTGCTGATCTACGCCATCTCCCTGGTCTACGAGAGGGTGCACCGCTGGTGGCCGTTGATCCCCGGCGGATTCCTCGTCATCGCGGGCCTTCCGGACTTCGTCTGGGTGGACGACGTCCTCGACTTCTGGCCGCTCGCCGTCATGGCGGTTGGCGTTCTCCTGCTCTTCCGCGGCGTGGTCTCACGCCAGAGGGAGGGAGAAGCCCGGCGAGTCGATCCCTGACGGCGCCTTCCCGCGAGTCGCTGGCGGATAACATCCGCCGCCACGACGATCAGAGGAGGGCTGTTTTGGGCGTAGAACTGACGAAGGATTCGATCGATCTCGGCATCGTGGTGCGCGACGCGGAGGCGTCGCTTCACTTCTACCGTGACATTCTGGGGCTCGACGATCAGGGCGAGATGCCGATGCCGGGCGGAACGATGCACCGCCTGCTCTGCGGTACGAGCCTGATCAAGCTCGTGTCGCTGTCGAGGGCGCCGGCGGCGTCGTCGCCGCCAGGAGGCATCGGAGGAGCGACGGGCTACCGGTACTGGACGTTGTCAGTCTCGAACCTGGACGAGGCTACGGCTCAGGCGGAGGAGGCGGGGCGCAAGATCGTCATCTCGCCGCGCGAGATTCGTCCCGGCATCAAGATCTCGATGATCGAGGATCCGGACGGCAACTGGGTCGAATTGCTCCAGGTCGACTGACGGGCCGCCGGATCTTGGCGCTTTCGGGAAGGGAGGCCGTTCGCCTGGAACCGCGCCGGCGAGGCCGGCCGCCGTGGGCGGCGATGGCGGCGATCCTCGTTGCGGCCCTGGTTGCCGCCGGCGCGGTGCTCTGGGTTCGGATCGGACCGGAACCCGTCGTCACGATCAGGTCCGACCTGCCCGGGATCGGCCCCAGGACGGTCGTGACGTCCGTGGCGGAAGCCGGCGGCCGCGGTCTCGGTTCGATTCGGGTCGAGTTGATCCAGGGCGGAGAGTCCGTGCTGCTCGAAGAGCGGAGCCACCGTCCGCCCGGCCCGTGGTCGCTTGGCGGCAATCCGGTGTCCGAGGCGACGCTCGAGGTCGAAGTGGGCAGTTTGCCGACGCCCAGCCTGGCCGAAGGCGAGGCGACGGTGCGTGTCACGGTCGAACGCCCCGGGACTCTGCTGCGCCGGCCCCGGCCCAGGGTGGCGGAGCTCACATTGCCGGTCCGGTTCCGGCCGCCGGAGCTGAGCTCGGTGCGGGTGACGGCGACGCCCACGCAGTCCGGCAGCGGAGTGCTGCGCTACCTGGTCAGCGACAGCGCCGTCGAGAGCGGCGTGGAGGCAGGCCCTTACAAGTTCCCTGGTCATCCGCTTGCCGGCGGCGGGCCCCAGGAGCGCTTCGTCCTGTTCGGCGTTCCGTACGACAGCGCCGATCCATCGCCTTTCAGGCTGGTCGCGCGCGACGAGCTCGGCAACGAGTCGAGCGTGCGGTTCCTGGGCCAGGTGGAGCCGTCCCCACTCCGGTCGTCGACCATCCGGCTGAGCGACGGTTTCATGGCCCGCGTGGTGCCGGCGATCATGTCCCGGACGCCGGAACTCGAGGACCGTGGCAGCCTGCTTGAGAACTACCTCATGCTGAACGGGGATCTCCGGCGGATGAACGCGGAGAGGCTGGTCGAGGTCGCTTCCAGCTCGGTGCCGCGTCAGCTCTGGAGCGGCGCGTTCCTGCAGATGCGTAACACCCAGGTCATGGACCAGTTCGCGACCCGCAGGCAGTACGTCTACGAGGGCCGCGTCGTCGATACGCAGGACCATCTCGGCTTCGATCTCGCTTCGCGTGTGCAGGACGACGTCCCGGCCGCGAACTCAGGCATAGTCGTTATGACGGAGTACTTCGGCATCTACGGCAACACCGTGATCGTCGATCACGGCTACGGCCTGCAGACCCTCTACTCCCACCTGTCCCGGATCGATGTCGAGGTCGGTCAGACGGTCGGCACCGGCCAGCGTCTGGGACTCAGCGGCGAGACCGGCCTCGCCGGCGGCGATCACCTGCACTTCGCCGTGCTGCTGGGCGGCCTGCCGGTCGACCCCCTGGAGTGGTTCGACGCGAAGTGGATCCGGGATCATGTCGGGGCGGTCCTGCCGCTTCAGGGCAGCGGCTGAGGCGGCCGAAGAATGGTAGGGTGTTACAAGTTCTTGAGCGAGTTGCCAGCCACCCTGGTGCGCGGTGGCGGAAGGGGATAGGGATGAAGCAGAATCGCATTGCGGTCGCGACGTTGCCGTTCGTCCTGCTCGTGCCCGCCGTCGGATCGCAGGAGACCACGGAGACCGCCGGATTCTTCGAGGGCGTGGCGCCGCTGGTCGACCGTTCCTGTATCCGCTGCCACGGAAACCGGACCGCCACGCCGCTCAGCATCACCCGCCTGAGCCACGATCTGACGGACGCGAGGACGTTCCGCACCTGGCAGCGCATTCATGATCGGATCGCCAACGGCGAGATGCCGCCTCCGGAGGCGCCGAAGCCCGAGGCGGAACTGATCTCGGCGGCACTGGAGTCGCTCAAGGGGGCTCTGGCCGAAGCCAATCTGGCCGCCCGCGGAGACCAGCGCGTTCCGTTGCGGCGCCTGACCCGGCTGGAGTACGCCTACACGATCCAGGATCTGCTCGCCATCGACGAGGCGGTGGCGATGGAACTGAGCCAGTCGCTGCCGGCGGAGGCCGACTCGGGCGGCTTCGACACGGTGGCGGCGAACCAGAGCATGTCGCCTCTGCACGTCCGCAGCTATCTCGAAGTGGCGGACCGGGCGCTCGACGCGGCGATCAAGATCGGGCCGCGGCCGGTTACCGGGAGGCGCGAGATCGCCTACGCCGACTCGACCTACCTCACCTACATGAGCAAGGCGGAGATCCTGGGCGGCGGGATCACGAAGATGCTGGACGATGCGGCCGTCATGTTCGTCGACGGCGGGTCCACGTACCTGATGCACTCCGAGACCGAGGGCTACAACGTGCCCTACGCCGGCCGCTATCGGGCGACGATCGAGGGCTGGGCGTACCAGCCGCGCGGCCCGGTAACGCTGACTGTGTATCGGGGATCGAAGCAGGCTGCTGCCGCCTCGCTCGACGAGCTGATCGCCTCCTGGGATCTGGTTGGCGAGACGCCGCGGACGGTGCAGTTCGAGACCTTCCTTCGCCCGGGAGACCTCCTCGCTCCCTCGCTCGCCGAGGCGGATCCGCCGCCGGGCGAGTACTTCGACTACTACTCACCCGACAGGAACGTCGAGAACTACAAGGGCGAGGGGATTGCGCTCCGGTCGCTCGTGATCGAGGGTCCGCTGTTCGAAGACTGGCCGCCGCCGAGCACCCGGAAGCTGCTGGCCGGCGTCGACTTCGACGATGCCGGCGATGTCGTCCTGACGAAGGCGCCGTACGAGCACGTCGTGGACGTCGTTGCGGGTTTCGGGCCGCGGGCCTTCCGCCGCCCGCTCGCTGAAGGCGAGCTCAAGGCCTATGCGAGTCTGGCCCAACCGCTTCTCGAGAACGGTCGGCCGTTCATCGAAGCGGTGCGCATCCCGCTCCGCGCCATGCTCAGCGCTCCCCCGTTCCTGTTCCAGACCGGCGATCCGGGACGGCTGGACGATCACGCGCTGGCGTCTCGCCTCTCCTACTTTCTCTGGCGGAGCCTGCCGGACGATGAACTGCTGGCCAGCGCCGGCGACGGCAGCCTCTCCGACCCGGGGGTCCTGGCGTCTCAGGTAGAGCGTCTGCTCGACGATCCCAGGTCCGAGCGCTTCGTCCACGACTTCGCGGGCCAGGCGTTCAGGCTCTACGAGATGAAGGCGACGAACCCGGACTCCGGGCTCTATCCGGAGTACGACGACCGCCTGGGGCAGGCGATGGCCAGGGAGACCCAACTGTTCCTGGCCGAGTTGATCGACGGGGACCACGGCGTGGGCAGTCTGATCGACGCCGACTTCACGTTCCTCAA
Protein-coding regions in this window:
- a CDS encoding alpha/beta hydrolase, which translates into the protein MPVFERGNTRIEWWEAGEGFPVLLFAPGGMRSAAEIWGTSPFDPREALSKSFRVISMDQRNAGGSTAPVTAADGWHSYTDDHVALLDHLGVERCHLMGGCIGSSYCLGVLQADASRVGAAVLQNPIGHHENQDLFYEMFDTWADTLLEHRDDVDPAALPPFRARMYGGDFTFNVDRDFVAGIETPLLILAGDDAYHPRPIAEEIAALAPNNEMILEWKSAEAARAAAAQVRAFLERHTP
- a CDS encoding VOC family protein, with amino-acid sequence MGVELTKDSIDLGIVVRDAEASLHFYRDILGLDDQGEMPMPGGTMHRLLCGTSLIKLVSLSRAPAASSPPGGIGGATGYRYWTLSVSNLDEATAQAEEAGRKIVISPREIRPGIKISMIEDPDGNWVELLQVD
- a CDS encoding M23 family metallopeptidase, whose product is MAAILVAALVAAGAVLWVRIGPEPVVTIRSDLPGIGPRTVVTSVAEAGGRGLGSIRVELIQGGESVLLEERSHRPPGPWSLGGNPVSEATLEVEVGSLPTPSLAEGEATVRVTVERPGTLLRRPRPRVAELTLPVRFRPPELSSVRVTATPTQSGSGVLRYLVSDSAVESGVEAGPYKFPGHPLAGGGPQERFVLFGVPYDSADPSPFRLVARDELGNESSVRFLGQVEPSPLRSSTIRLSDGFMARVVPAIMSRTPELEDRGSLLENYLMLNGDLRRMNAERLVEVASSSVPRQLWSGAFLQMRNTQVMDQFATRRQYVYEGRVVDTQDHLGFDLASRVQDDVPAANSGIVVMTEYFGIYGNTVIVDHGYGLQTLYSHLSRIDVEVGQTVGTGQRLGLSGETGLAGGDHLHFAVLLGGLPVDPLEWFDAKWIRDHVGAVLPLQGSG
- a CDS encoding DUF1592 domain-containing protein; protein product: MKQNRIAVATLPFVLLVPAVGSQETTETAGFFEGVAPLVDRSCIRCHGNRTATPLSITRLSHDLTDARTFRTWQRIHDRIANGEMPPPEAPKPEAELISAALESLKGALAEANLAARGDQRVPLRRLTRLEYAYTIQDLLAIDEAVAMELSQSLPAEADSGGFDTVAANQSMSPLHVRSYLEVADRALDAAIKIGPRPVTGRREIAYADSTYLTYMSKAEILGGGITKMLDDAAVMFVDGGSTYLMHSETEGYNVPYAGRYRATIEGWAYQPRGPVTLTVYRGSKQAAAASLDELIASWDLVGETPRTVQFETFLRPGDLLAPSLAEADPPPGEYFDYYSPDRNVENYKGEGIALRSLVIEGPLFEDWPPPSTRKLLAGVDFDDAGDVVLTKAPYEHVVDVVAGFGPRAFRRPLAEGELKAYASLAQPLLENGRPFIEAVRIPLRAMLSAPPFLFQTGDPGRLDDHALASRLSYFLWRSLPDDELLASAGDGSLSDPGVLASQVERLLDDPRSERFVHDFAGQAFRLYEMKATNPDSGLYPEYDDRLGQAMARETQLFLAELIDGDHGVGSLIDADFTFLNRRLADHYGIPEVEGQHMRKVTLPPDSVRGGLITQASIHKITANGTITSPIPRGNFVLANLLGQPAPPPPESVEALEPDTRGAVTIREQLAKHRNEPVCNSCHRVIDPPGFALESFDVIGGFRTRYRAAGGEGTTPDGFVYPMPYKQGPPVDASGVTADGEAFAGIAEYKELLGRDVEQVARHLVSRLLVYSTGAEIEFADRDGVEDVVAKLSDDEYPFRTMIHEVTKSDLFRTR